Proteins co-encoded in one Natrinema sp. CBA1119 genomic window:
- a CDS encoding pyridoxamine 5'-phosphate oxidase family protein gives MSPDIGVELDAEEIDAFLREQGLGVLGIAKGGQAYTIPIAFAYDSGSNRCFFRFIMDNDSTKRSFVTETNVASLTVYEWATKDQWKSVVLRGRIRQVDHSDLTDAATLFSEVGEEAALEVFNNPVSEYETVWYELDVTEKTGRGQFVGSRESVV, from the coding sequence ATGTCACCAGACATCGGTGTCGAACTAGACGCCGAGGAGATCGACGCGTTTCTGCGGGAGCAGGGCCTCGGCGTACTGGGTATCGCGAAAGGCGGGCAGGCCTACACGATCCCGATCGCGTTCGCGTACGACAGCGGTTCGAATCGGTGTTTCTTCCGGTTCATAATGGATAATGACAGCACGAAACGATCGTTCGTCACGGAGACGAACGTCGCGAGCCTCACGGTCTACGAGTGGGCCACCAAAGATCAATGGAAGAGCGTCGTTCTCCGGGGACGGATCCGACAGGTCGATCACTCCGATCTGACCGACGCGGCGACACTGTTCTCCGAGGTCGGCGAAGAAGCAGCCCTCGAAGTGTTCAATAACCCGGTCTCCGAATACGAGACGGTGTGGTACGAACTGGACGTTACCGAAAAGACCGGCCGCGGTCAGT